From Candidatus Baltobacteraceae bacterium, the proteins below share one genomic window:
- a CDS encoding response regulator, which yields MARILVIDDNAVNLDLMLYLLRAFGHAAEGRSDGEAGLEAVRGGQFDLVLTDVLMPGIDGYELARQLKADERCAAIPLIAVTALAMPGDRERIAGVGFDGYIAKPIEPRTFVAQVEALLHREGR from the coding sequence ATGGCGCGGATTCTCGTGATCGACGACAACGCGGTCAATCTCGATCTGATGCTGTACTTGCTGCGCGCGTTCGGCCATGCGGCCGAGGGACGATCGGACGGCGAGGCGGGTTTGGAAGCCGTCCGCGGCGGGCAGTTCGACCTGGTGCTGACCGACGTGCTCATGCCCGGGATCGACGGCTACGAGCTGGCCCGGCAGCTCAAGGCCGACGAGCGGTGTGCGGCGATTCCTCTGATCGCGGTGACCGCGCTCGCGATGCCGGGCGACCGCGAGCGCATCGCCGGCGTCGGGTTCGACGGCTATATCGCCAAACCGATCGAACCGCGCACGTTCGTCGCGCAAGTCGAGGCGCTTCTGCATCGCGAGGGTCGCTAA
- a CDS encoding response regulator, whose protein sequence is MASVLVVDDDPNARLLVTTLLAHAGHSAIAAADGAQGFEMAIACRPDLVMIDLAMPAMSGPEFIRSLRADERTRGTRVALYTATEVDAALRDFMAIYDIAGALPKPADPRRLLAEIEALLK, encoded by the coding sequence ATGGCCAGCGTGTTGGTCGTCGATGACGATCCGAATGCCCGGCTGCTGGTCACGACGCTGCTGGCGCACGCCGGTCACAGTGCGATCGCGGCGGCCGACGGCGCGCAGGGATTCGAGATGGCGATCGCGTGCCGCCCGGATCTGGTGATGATCGATCTCGCGATGCCGGCGATGAGCGGTCCCGAGTTCATTCGCTCGCTGCGGGCCGACGAGCGTACGCGAGGCACGCGGGTGGCGCTCTACACCGCCACCGAAGTCGATGCCGCCCTGCGGGACTTCATGGCGATCTACGATATCGCCGGCGCTCTCCCCAAGCCCGCCGACCCTCGGCGCCTGCTCGCCGAGATCGAAGCACTTTTGAAATAA
- a CDS encoding OsmC family peroxiredoxin has translation MAQDQIARTATVKWTGDVAKGHGDITTASGKVSASYSFGTRFSGDPGTNPEELLAASHAACFTMATSAVLTRAGHPPTSLETTATVHLEREGEGWKVPQIELAISGLVPGISAAEFENYAKTAEASCPISKALRAVPITLRSALAS, from the coding sequence ATGGCACAAGATCAAATCGCACGCACCGCGACCGTGAAATGGACCGGCGACGTTGCAAAGGGACATGGCGATATCACGACCGCGAGCGGCAAAGTCTCGGCATCGTACTCGTTTGGAACGCGCTTCTCGGGCGATCCGGGCACCAATCCGGAAGAGCTGCTTGCCGCTTCGCACGCTGCCTGTTTTACGATGGCAACCAGCGCGGTGCTCACCCGCGCCGGCCATCCGCCCACCTCGCTCGAGACGACGGCAACCGTTCATCTCGAACGCGAGGGCGAGGGCTGGAAGGTTCCGCAAATCGAGCTCGCGATCAGCGGCCTCGTTCCCGGAATTTCAGCCGCGGAGTTCGAGAATTACGCCAAAACGGCCGAAGCCTCGTGCCCGATCAGCAAGGCGCTGCGCGCGGTCCCGATCACTCTCCGTTCGGCGCTCGCTTCGTAA
- a CDS encoding YoaK family protein — protein sequence MSEYRLLPLLFGLTLVSGLIDAVSFLKLGHVFVANMTGNVVLLGFAIGGAKDISIAGSLVAIAAFMCGALVGGRLSRRVGESGAHLLSVTTVVKIVLMLAAALSASLFAIAGPSGYAITAILAISMGLQNAAVRSLKVPDMTTTVVTTTITGIAADSTLAGGTNTRVRRRVASVLIMFAGALIGALLVFRFGVATALTAAALTLAILSAWAWRLRAAPQP from the coding sequence ATGAGCGAATATAGACTACTCCCGCTGCTCTTCGGGCTCACGCTCGTCTCGGGGCTGATCGACGCGGTCAGCTTCCTCAAACTCGGGCACGTGTTCGTGGCGAACATGACCGGCAACGTCGTGCTCTTGGGCTTTGCGATCGGTGGGGCGAAGGACATCTCGATCGCCGGATCGCTCGTCGCCATCGCCGCGTTCATGTGCGGCGCGCTCGTCGGAGGCCGTTTGAGCCGCCGCGTCGGCGAGAGCGGCGCGCATCTGCTCTCCGTTACCACCGTCGTCAAAATCGTCTTGATGCTCGCCGCCGCGCTGTCGGCCTCGCTCTTCGCGATCGCCGGCCCCAGCGGTTACGCCATCACCGCGATCCTCGCGATCTCGATGGGATTGCAAAATGCCGCGGTCCGCAGTTTGAAGGTTCCCGACATGACCACGACCGTGGTCACGACGACGATCACCGGCATCGCCGCCGATTCGACGCTTGCCGGCGGAACGAACACGCGCGTGCGGCGCCGCGTCGCATCGGTACTGATCATGTTCGCCGGTGCACTGATCGGCGCGCTCCTGGTCTTCCGCTTTGGCGTCGCGACGGCGCTGACCGCCGCGGCGCTCACGCTGGCAATTCTTTCGGCTTGGGCCTGGCGGCTGCGTGCGGCGCCGCAACCCTGA
- a CDS encoding O-acetyl-ADP-ribose deacetylase codes for MLRVVTADITTLEVDAIVNAANEALARGGGVCGAIFRAAGPQLDAACRALAPCPTGEARVTPGFRAKARWIVHAVGPVWHGGTANEPELLASAYRSALNAAAKAGARSIAFPAISTGIYGYPRDRAADVAIAAVKEWSSANAQPEEVIFCAFNDDDAALYDERI; via the coding sequence ATGCTGCGCGTCGTTACCGCCGACATCACGACGCTCGAGGTCGATGCGATCGTCAACGCGGCCAATGAAGCGCTCGCGCGTGGCGGCGGCGTCTGCGGCGCAATCTTTCGCGCCGCCGGACCGCAACTCGATGCGGCCTGCCGGGCGCTCGCGCCGTGCCCGACGGGAGAGGCGCGCGTAACCCCCGGATTTCGTGCGAAGGCACGCTGGATCGTGCACGCGGTCGGCCCGGTGTGGCACGGCGGAACGGCAAACGAACCCGAACTGCTCGCATCCGCCTATCGCTCCGCCTTGAACGCCGCGGCAAAGGCCGGTGCGCGTTCGATCGCGTTTCCGGCAATCTCGACCGGAATCTACGGCTATCCGCGCGACCGCGCGGCCGATGTCGCGATCGCGGCGGTCAAGGAGTGGTCGTCAGCGAACGCACAGCCCGAAGAGGTGATCTTTTGCGCGTTCAACGACGACGACGCCGCGCTCTACGATGAGCGAATATAG
- a CDS encoding XdhC family protein, whose product MRDVFATAAAWLEEGRRFALATLCELRAAKPAPLGTTVAVDGDGRIAGNIGAGCYESEIIEAAQATLADGALRTLEINLDTDDELAGGTACGAVMRLLVWRPGIEFLDDAFAIGEGERAVRVQIGGFEHVFPAKQTLIVVGATALAADLAAIGRRMDLKIVVVDPRHAFATYERLPDANAIVREWPDEYLPHVLSGDTALIVLSHDPKFDLPALRCALRSPAPYIGLLGSRRAQAARRSALRAEGFDERALDRIHGPVGLDIGGTTTAETAISILAEIVATRSGRPGRPLLAESGAIH is encoded by the coding sequence ATGCGCGATGTGTTCGCTACCGCCGCTGCCTGGCTCGAAGAGGGGCGCCGTTTCGCGCTTGCGACGCTCTGCGAACTCCGCGCAGCCAAGCCGGCACCCCTCGGAACGACGGTCGCGGTCGACGGGGACGGGCGGATCGCCGGAAACATCGGCGCCGGCTGTTACGAGAGCGAAATCATCGAAGCCGCGCAGGCGACGCTCGCCGACGGCGCGCTGCGTACGCTCGAGATCAACCTCGACACCGACGACGAACTCGCGGGCGGCACGGCGTGCGGTGCGGTGATGCGTCTGCTGGTCTGGCGCCCGGGAATTGAGTTTCTCGACGACGCGTTCGCGATCGGTGAGGGCGAGCGCGCGGTGAGGGTGCAGATCGGCGGATTCGAACACGTCTTTCCCGCGAAACAAACCTTGATCGTCGTGGGCGCGACCGCGCTCGCGGCCGATCTCGCCGCGATCGGGCGGCGGATGGACCTCAAAATCGTCGTCGTCGATCCCCGCCACGCGTTCGCGACCTACGAGCGCCTTCCCGACGCGAACGCGATCGTACGCGAGTGGCCCGACGAATATCTCCCGCATGTGCTCTCCGGCGATACCGCACTGATCGTGCTCTCGCACGATCCGAAATTCGATCTGCCGGCGCTGCGCTGTGCGCTGCGTTCGCCCGCCCCGTACATCGGACTCTTGGGCAGCCGGCGGGCACAGGCCGCGCGCCGCAGCGCGCTGCGCGCCGAAGGATTTGACGAGCGCGCGCTCGATCGTATTCACGGTCCGGTCGGGCTCGATATCGGCGGTACGACGACGGCCGAAACCGCGATCTCGATTCTGGCCGAGATCGTCGCGACGCGCAGCGGCCGTCCGGGTCGTCCATTGCTCGCGGAAAGCGGCGCAATACATTAG
- a CDS encoding KUP/HAK/KT family potassium transporter, with amino-acid sequence MVFTFRSSARLASAYGLAVACTMLATTIAFYVVGTHVFKWKKRAVLPAIGLFFVVDLLFVASGLPKFIDGAWVPLAISAVIATISLTWLHGRRSLARALAMDQEPVAEYSTQRKPVPNPTGRSVLLTSDPSGIPFVRRHLWMPAFLEDKIVILLNVLPASRPYVEQVRRVAIEQLGPALFLVKASFGYMETPQLTYILRACDKLDFNMNDEHTTFFYAVPAIVGLEKGGMHRGGRALFSWLSRASRSLVDDLEPPPDRRVGLGVEVRM; translated from the coding sequence TTGGTCTTCACGTTTCGCAGCAGTGCGCGCCTGGCATCGGCGTATGGACTCGCCGTTGCGTGCACGATGCTCGCGACGACGATCGCGTTCTACGTGGTTGGGACGCACGTCTTCAAGTGGAAGAAACGCGCGGTGCTGCCGGCGATCGGCCTCTTCTTCGTGGTCGACCTGCTCTTCGTTGCCTCCGGCTTGCCAAAATTCATCGACGGCGCGTGGGTCCCGCTGGCGATCAGCGCGGTGATCGCGACGATCTCCCTCACCTGGCTGCACGGGCGCCGTTCGTTGGCGCGCGCGCTGGCCATGGATCAAGAGCCGGTCGCCGAGTATTCGACGCAGCGCAAACCGGTGCCGAATCCGACCGGGCGCAGCGTGCTGCTCACCAGCGATCCCTCCGGCATCCCGTTCGTGCGGCGTCATCTCTGGATGCCCGCGTTCCTCGAGGACAAGATCGTCATACTGCTCAACGTTCTGCCCGCTTCGCGACCCTACGTCGAGCAAGTGCGGCGTGTCGCGATCGAACAGCTCGGCCCCGCGCTCTTCCTGGTGAAGGCGAGTTTCGGGTACATGGAGACGCCGCAGTTGACGTACATCTTGCGGGCCTGCGACAAACTCGACTTCAACATGAACGACGAGCACACGACCTTCTTTTACGCCGTGCCCGCCATCGTCGGACTCGAGAAGGGCGGCATGCACCGCGGAGGGCGCGCGCTCTTCAGCTGGCTCTCGCGCGCGTCGCGTTCGCTCGTCGACGATCTGGAGCCGCCGCCGGATCGCCGCGTCGGCTTGGGCGTCGAAGTCCGGATGTAG
- a CDS encoding KUP/HAK/KT family potassium transporter produces MRRLQIPGPMALAALGVVFGDIGTSPLYTLGTCFTSANAPPTFENTLGIISLIAWALIVVVCIKYVGVLMRFDHEGEGGILALLAFASPPKLIGKLHGARWLIPVVVIGAAMLIGDGMITPAISVISAVEGLGVATSAAQPFIVPISGAVLLALFLIQSRGTQNVGSFFGPVMLAWFAAIAIAGARAILQHPAIVAAIDPRHALWFVFHHGAGGFLVFGGVILCLTGAEALFADLSHFGRIPITLAWYGIVFPSLLLNYFGQGANLLGNPTALTSAFYALTGGWMLMPMVVLATAATVIASQALISGAFTLCEQAIAMNLSPRMRVVHTSQAQRGQVYIPFVNALLCVVV; encoded by the coding sequence ATGCGACGCCTGCAAATACCCGGGCCCATGGCGCTTGCCGCGCTTGGCGTCGTCTTCGGTGATATCGGCACGAGCCCGCTCTATACGCTTGGCACGTGCTTCACGTCGGCAAATGCCCCGCCAACCTTCGAAAACACCCTCGGCATTATCTCGCTGATCGCCTGGGCGCTGATCGTCGTCGTCTGCATCAAATACGTGGGCGTTCTGATGCGATTCGACCACGAGGGCGAAGGTGGAATTCTCGCCCTGCTCGCGTTCGCCTCGCCGCCCAAACTGATCGGGAAGCTGCACGGCGCGCGCTGGCTGATTCCGGTCGTGGTCATCGGCGCTGCGATGCTGATCGGCGACGGCATGATCACGCCGGCGATATCGGTGATCTCGGCAGTCGAAGGTTTGGGGGTCGCGACCAGCGCGGCGCAGCCGTTTATCGTCCCGATCTCCGGCGCGGTGCTGCTCGCGCTCTTCCTGATCCAATCGCGTGGAACGCAGAACGTCGGTTCGTTCTTCGGGCCGGTGATGCTGGCGTGGTTCGCCGCGATCGCGATCGCCGGTGCGCGAGCAATCCTGCAACACCCGGCGATCGTTGCTGCGATCGATCCGCGGCACGCACTCTGGTTCGTGTTTCATCATGGGGCCGGCGGCTTCTTGGTCTTCGGCGGCGTCATCTTGTGCCTCACCGGCGCCGAGGCGCTTTTTGCCGATCTTTCACATTTCGGACGAATCCCCATCACCTTGGCGTGGTACGGCATCGTCTTTCCGTCGCTGCTGCTCAACTATTTCGGTCAGGGCGCGAACCTCTTGGGCAATCCAACAGCGCTCACGTCCGCGTTCTATGCGCTGACCGGCGGCTGGATGCTGATGCCGATGGTCGTGCTGGCGACGGCGGCGACCGTTATCGCCTCGCAAGCACTGATCTCCGGCGCGTTCACCCTTTGCGAGCAAGCCATCGCGATGAATTTGAGTCCCCGCATGCGTGTGGTCCACACCTCGCAAGCGCAGCGCGGGCAAGTCTACATCCCGTTCGTCAATGCGCTGCTCTGCGTCGTTGTCTGA
- a CDS encoding YoaK family protein translates to MNSGRASERAAFELGTALIAVAGCVDAIGFLRLNHLFVSFMSGNSTQLAIALVRGQHGKPGEVASIVALFVIGGVIGFALLRLAGAWGRSAVIALDAALLATAAALDRGNFASIIPVVLAMGVQNAAIRRVGETQTNLTYVTGTLVLMSQKIVDAFSGPRTAWLPYAIMWFSMIVGAALGAMLYGTFGLRALFLPAAAAAVLAILAWTEARATA, encoded by the coding sequence GTGAATTCAGGCCGCGCGAGCGAACGCGCCGCATTCGAATTGGGAACCGCGCTCATCGCCGTCGCCGGCTGCGTCGACGCGATCGGATTTCTGCGCCTGAATCACCTCTTCGTCTCGTTCATGAGCGGCAACTCGACCCAGCTTGCGATCGCACTGGTTCGCGGTCAGCACGGTAAACCGGGTGAAGTGGCTTCCATCGTCGCGCTTTTCGTGATCGGCGGCGTCATCGGTTTTGCGCTGCTTCGCCTCGCCGGAGCGTGGGGACGATCCGCGGTGATCGCGCTCGATGCCGCGCTTCTCGCTACCGCCGCAGCGCTCGATCGCGGGAATTTTGCGAGCATCATCCCGGTCGTGCTGGCGATGGGCGTGCAGAACGCCGCGATTCGAAGAGTCGGCGAGACTCAGACGAATCTCACCTACGTTACCGGAACGCTCGTGCTCATGAGTCAGAAGATCGTCGACGCGTTCTCGGGTCCGCGCACCGCATGGCTACCCTACGCGATCATGTGGTTCAGCATGATCGTGGGCGCGGCACTCGGCGCGATGCTCTACGGCACGTTCGGTCTGCGCGCGCTCTTCTTGCCGGCCGCCGCGGCCGCGGTGCTCGCAATCTTGGCTTGGACCGAAGCACGAGCTACCGCATGA
- a CDS encoding DUF5985 family protein, translating into MYDFLSGAVMLVCLVIALFFLRFYRRTSDRLFAWFAISFLILGLERFALILTSEPEANSPFTYLGRLVAFGLIIIAVVERNRR; encoded by the coding sequence ATGTACGACTTCCTCTCCGGCGCGGTCATGCTCGTGTGCCTTGTCATCGCTCTCTTCTTCCTGCGCTTTTACCGGCGCACGTCGGACCGGCTCTTCGCGTGGTTCGCCATCAGCTTTCTGATCTTGGGACTCGAACGGTTCGCGCTGATCCTCACCAGCGAGCCCGAAGCCAACTCGCCGTTCACCTATCTCGGCCGGCTCGTCGCCTTCGGACTGATCATCATCGCCGTAGTCGAACGAAACCGCCGGTGA
- a CDS encoding DUF5985 family protein produces the protein MIASIIYILCTITSGACMVLLIRGYVRTRTRLLFWSALCFAGLCLNNAVLFIDIVLLPQVDLSVWRLVPAILGLAAMCYGLIMEVE, from the coding sequence ATGATAGCTAGCATCATCTACATTCTTTGCACGATCACCAGCGGCGCTTGTATGGTCCTCTTGATTCGGGGCTACGTTCGCACGCGAACGCGGCTGCTGTTCTGGAGCGCGTTGTGCTTCGCGGGTTTGTGCTTGAATAACGCCGTCTTGTTCATCGACATCGTTCTCTTGCCGCAGGTCGATCTCTCCGTCTGGCGGCTCGTGCCTGCGATCCTTGGGCTTGCAGCGATGTGCTACGGATTGATCATGGAGGTCGAATAA